A window from Aeromonas rivipollensis encodes these proteins:
- the rpoC gene encoding DNA-directed RNA polymerase subunit beta': protein MKDLLKFLKAQTKTEEFDSIKIGLASPDMIRSWSFGEVKKPETINYRTFKPERDGLFCARIFGPVKDYECLCGKYKRLKHRGVICEKCGVEVTQTKVRRERMGHIELASPTAHIWFLKSLPSRIGLLLDMTLRDIERVLYFESYVVIEPGMTNLERSQMLSEENYLDALEEWGDEFDAKMGAEAILALLRAIDLEGEVKTMREELDQTNSETKRKKTTKRLKLMEAFLQSGNKPEWMIMTVLPVLPPDLRPLVPLDGGRFATSDLNDLYRRVINRNNRLKRLLDLAAPDIIVRNEKRMLQESVDALLDNGRRGRAITGSNKRPLKSLADMIKGKQGRFRQNLLGKRVDYSGRSVITVGPTLRLHQCGLPKKMALELFKPFIYGKLESRGLATTIKAAKKMVEREEAVVWDILDEVIREHPVLLNRAPTLHRLGIQAFEPTLIEGKAIQLHPLVCAAYNADFDGDQMAVHVPLTLEAQLEARALMMSTNNILSPASGEPIIVPSQDVVLGLYYMTRARINAKGEGMVLAGPKEAEKVYRAGLADLHARVKVRITEYLRQEDGSLREHTEMKNTTVGRAILSLILPKGMEYALIDEPKVLTAAEQADLDANPQNWIKSVSNKALGKKLISRLLNTCYRKQGLKDTVIFADQLMYTGFHYAALSGASVGIDDMVIPDAKKDIIAAAEAEVAEIQDQFLSGLVTAGERYNKVIDIWASANDRVSKAMMDNLSKERNVNSLGEEEEQASFNSIFMMADSGARGSAAQIRQLAGMRGLMAKPDGSIIETPIVANFREGLNVLQYFISTHGARKGLADTALKTANSGYLTRRLVDVAQDMVITEDDCGTTEGLWMTPLIEGGDVVEPLRERVLGRVVAEDVIKPGTESEILVARNTLLDEYLCDLLERNSVDRVKVRSAITCETDFGNCAHCYGRDLARGHLVNKGEAVGVIAAQSIGEPGTQLTMRTFHIGGAASRAAAESSIQVKNTGSIKLQNAKFVTNSADKLVITSRSTELTIMDEMGRTKESHKLPYGSVLEVKDGQAVSAGDTVANWDPHTHPIITEVAGRLDFEHMIDGVTITRQTDELTGLSSIVVLDVNERPSAGKEMRPTVKLVDQNGKDVMIPGTDVAAQYFLPGKAIVNLEDGANVGVGDAVARIPQESSGTKDITGGLPRVADLFEARQPKEPAILAEISGTISFGKETKGKRRLVITPTDGGDIYEEMIPKWRHLNVFEGEKVEKGEVLADGPESAHDILRLRGISPVANYIANEVQDVYRLQGVKINDKHIEVIVRQMLRKCEILSAGDTDLIEGEQVEVARVKIANRKLVAEGKTPATFRHILMGITKASLSTESFISAASFQETTRVLTEAAVGGKRDELRGLKENVIVGRLIPAGTGFAYHHARINQRAAAARAVGVPQVTADEAQQNLADLLNAAGSFDEE, encoded by the coding sequence GTGAAAGACTTACTCAAGTTTTTGAAGGCTCAGACCAAGACCGAAGAGTTTGACAGTATCAAGATCGGTCTGGCCTCTCCTGACATGATCCGCTCCTGGTCATTCGGTGAGGTCAAAAAGCCTGAGACCATCAACTACCGGACTTTCAAGCCGGAACGTGATGGTCTGTTCTGCGCCCGTATCTTCGGACCGGTGAAGGACTACGAGTGTCTGTGCGGCAAGTACAAGCGCCTGAAACACCGTGGTGTGATCTGCGAGAAATGCGGCGTAGAAGTGACCCAGACCAAGGTCCGTCGCGAGCGCATGGGCCACATCGAGCTGGCCAGCCCGACTGCCCACATCTGGTTCCTGAAGTCCCTGCCGTCCCGTATCGGTCTGCTGCTGGACATGACCCTGCGTGACATCGAGCGCGTGCTGTATTTCGAATCCTATGTAGTGATCGAACCCGGCATGACCAACCTCGAGCGCAGCCAGATGCTGTCCGAAGAGAACTATCTGGACGCACTGGAAGAGTGGGGCGACGAATTCGACGCCAAGATGGGTGCCGAAGCGATCCTTGCATTGCTGCGTGCCATCGATCTGGAAGGTGAAGTCAAGACCATGCGCGAGGAGCTGGATCAGACCAACTCCGAGACCAAGCGCAAGAAGACCACCAAGCGTCTGAAGCTGATGGAAGCCTTCCTGCAGTCCGGCAACAAGCCGGAGTGGATGATCATGACAGTGCTGCCTGTGCTGCCGCCGGACCTGCGTCCGCTGGTACCGCTGGACGGTGGCCGTTTCGCGACTTCCGACCTGAACGATCTGTACCGTCGCGTGATCAACCGTAACAACCGCCTGAAGCGTCTGCTGGATCTGGCAGCGCCGGACATCATAGTGCGCAACGAAAAGCGCATGCTGCAAGAGTCCGTGGATGCCCTGCTGGATAACGGCCGTCGTGGTCGTGCCATCACTGGTTCCAACAAGCGCCCGCTGAAATCCTTGGCCGACATGATCAAGGGTAAGCAAGGTCGTTTCCGTCAGAACTTGCTGGGTAAACGTGTCGACTACTCCGGTCGTTCCGTTATCACCGTAGGTCCGACCCTGCGTCTGCATCAGTGCGGTCTGCCGAAGAAGATGGCGCTTGAGCTGTTCAAGCCCTTCATCTACGGCAAGCTGGAATCCCGTGGTCTGGCGACTACCATCAAGGCCGCCAAGAAAATGGTGGAGCGCGAAGAAGCCGTCGTTTGGGACATCCTGGACGAAGTGATCCGCGAACACCCGGTCCTGCTGAACCGTGCACCGACCCTGCACCGTCTGGGTATCCAGGCGTTTGAACCGACCCTGATCGAAGGCAAGGCCATCCAGCTGCACCCGCTCGTCTGTGCCGCCTATAACGCGGACTTCGATGGTGACCAGATGGCGGTCCACGTACCGCTGACCCTGGAAGCCCAGCTGGAAGCGCGCGCCCTGATGATGTCTACCAACAACATCCTGTCGCCTGCCTCCGGTGAGCCGATCATCGTTCCTTCCCAGGACGTGGTCTTGGGTCTGTACTACATGACCCGTGCCCGTATCAACGCCAAGGGCGAAGGTATGGTGCTGGCCGGCCCGAAAGAAGCCGAGAAGGTCTATCGCGCCGGTCTGGCCGATCTCCATGCTCGTGTGAAAGTGCGCATTACCGAATACCTGCGTCAGGAAGACGGTTCCCTGCGTGAACACACCGAGATGAAGAACACCACCGTTGGTCGTGCGATCCTGAGCCTGATCCTGCCGAAAGGTATGGAATACGCGCTGATCGACGAACCCAAGGTGCTGACTGCCGCCGAGCAGGCCGATCTGGATGCCAATCCGCAGAACTGGATCAAATCCGTATCCAACAAGGCGCTGGGCAAAAAGCTCATCTCCCGTCTGCTGAACACCTGCTACCGCAAGCAAGGCCTGAAGGACACCGTCATCTTCGCTGACCAGCTGATGTATACCGGTTTCCATTACGCGGCCCTGTCCGGTGCTTCCGTTGGTATCGATGACATGGTCATCCCGGATGCCAAGAAAGACATCATTGCGGCAGCCGAAGCCGAAGTCGCCGAGATCCAGGACCAGTTCCTGTCCGGTCTGGTGACCGCGGGCGAACGCTACAACAAGGTTATCGATATCTGGGCCAGCGCGAACGATCGTGTCTCCAAGGCCATGATGGATAACCTCTCCAAGGAGCGGAACGTCAACTCCCTGGGTGAAGAAGAAGAGCAGGCCTCTTTCAACAGCATCTTCATGATGGCCGACTCTGGTGCGCGGGGCTCCGCAGCCCAGATCCGTCAGCTGGCCGGTATGCGTGGCCTGATGGCCAAGCCGGACGGTTCCATCATCGAAACGCCGATCGTGGCGAACTTCCGTGAAGGTCTGAACGTACTGCAGTACTTCATCTCCACTCACGGTGCTCGTAAGGGTCTGGCGGATACCGCACTGAAGACGGCTAACTCCGGTTACCTGACTCGTCGCCTGGTTGACGTGGCTCAGGACATGGTGATCACCGAGGACGATTGCGGCACTACCGAAGGTCTGTGGATGACTCCGCTGATCGAAGGTGGTGATGTGGTCGAGCCGCTGCGTGAGCGCGTGCTGGGTCGTGTGGTCGCCGAAGATGTGATCAAGCCGGGTACTGAAAGCGAGATCCTGGTCGCGCGCAATACTCTGCTCGACGAGTATCTGTGTGACCTGCTGGAGCGTAACTCCGTCGACCGCGTGAAGGTACGTTCTGCCATCACCTGTGAGACCGACTTCGGCAACTGTGCCCACTGCTACGGCCGTGATCTGGCCCGTGGTCACCTGGTGAACAAGGGTGAGGCTGTCGGTGTTATCGCCGCCCAGTCCATCGGTGAGCCGGGTACCCAGCTGACGATGCGTACCTTCCACATCGGTGGTGCCGCATCTCGAGCTGCTGCCGAGAGCAGCATCCAGGTCAAGAACACCGGTAGCATCAAGCTGCAGAACGCCAAGTTTGTTACCAATAGTGCAGACAAGCTGGTTATCACCTCCCGTTCTACCGAACTGACCATCATGGACGAGATGGGCCGTACCAAGGAAAGCCACAAGCTGCCTTACGGTTCCGTCCTGGAAGTGAAAGATGGCCAGGCCGTGAGTGCCGGTGATACCGTCGCCAACTGGGATCCGCACACCCACCCGATCATCACCGAAGTAGCAGGTCGCCTGGACTTCGAACACATGATCGACGGTGTGACCATCACTCGTCAGACCGACGAGCTGACCGGTCTCTCCTCTATCGTCGTGCTGGATGTCAACGAACGTCCGAGCGCCGGTAAAGAGATGCGTCCGACCGTGAAGCTGGTCGACCAGAACGGCAAGGATGTCATGATCCCGGGTACCGATGTAGCCGCCCAGTACTTCCTGCCGGGCAAGGCGATCGTGAACCTGGAGGATGGTGCCAACGTGGGCGTGGGTGACGCTGTCGCGCGTATCCCACAAGAGTCCAGCGGTACCAAGGACATCACCGGTGGTCTGCCGCGCGTTGCGGATCTGTTCGAAGCACGTCAACCGAAGGAACCGGCTATCCTGGCCGAGATCTCCGGTACCATCTCCTTCGGGAAAGAGACCAAGGGCAAACGCCGTCTGGTCATCACCCCGACCGACGGTGGCGACATCTACGAAGAGATGATTCCGAAGTGGCGTCACCTGAACGTGTTCGAAGGTGAAAAAGTTGAGAAGGGTGAAGTGCTGGCAGACGGTCCTGAGTCTGCTCACGACATCCTGCGTCTGCGCGGTATCAGCCCGGTCGCCAACTACATCGCCAACGAAGTGCAGGACGTTTACCGTCTGCAAGGCGTTAAGATCAACGACAAGCACATCGAAGTCATCGTTCGTCAGATGCTGCGTAAGTGCGAGATCCTGAGCGCTGGCGACACCGACCTGATCGAAGGCGAGCAGGTTGAAGTGGCTCGTGTGAAGATTGCCAACCGTAAGCTGGTTGCCGAGGGTAAGACTCCGGCCACCTTCCGTCATATCCTGATGGGTATTACCAAGGCATCCCTGAGCACAGAGTCCTTCATCTCCGCGGCTTCCTTCCAGGAAACCACTCGCGTTCTGACCGAAGCGGCCGTTGGCGGCAAGCGTGATGAACTGCGTGGCCTGAAAGAGAACGTGATCGTGGGTCGTCTGATCCCGGCTGGTACCGGCTTTGCCTACCACCATGCCCGGATCAACCAGCGTGCCGCCGCAGCCCGTGCTGTCGGTGTGCCGCAGGTGACTGCCGATGAGGCTCAGCAAAATCTGGCGGATCTGCTCAACGCAGCCGGCAGTTTTGACGAAGAGTAA
- a CDS encoding helix-turn-helix transcriptional regulator yields the protein MAVGIEEVLLPEEQLSGRAFTDEDRELLRSYEGLIEGLADLFGKHCEVVLHSLENLHESVIKIANGFNTGRTLGAPITDLALRMLKDIESTGQDHTQSYFARSRTGALMKSSTIAIRNRDKQVIGLICINLHINAPFHEFVAEFFPTPQQVERQSPETFANSVEELVAQTVDNTIDEINRDPSVANNAKNRFIVTQLFEKGIFDIKDSINLVADKLNISKHTVYLYIRQRKQGEEESE from the coding sequence ATGGCTGTCGGTATCGAGGAAGTACTGCTTCCCGAAGAGCAACTGAGCGGTCGCGCTTTTACAGACGAAGACAGGGAATTGTTGCGTTCATATGAGGGCCTCATCGAGGGCCTGGCCGATCTGTTCGGCAAGCACTGCGAAGTGGTGCTGCATTCCCTGGAAAATCTGCATGAGTCAGTGATCAAGATAGCGAACGGATTCAACACGGGGCGGACCCTGGGAGCACCGATCACCGATCTGGCCCTGCGCATGCTCAAGGACATCGAGAGCACGGGTCAGGATCACACCCAGAGCTACTTTGCCCGCAGCCGGACCGGTGCGCTGATGAAGTCGAGCACCATCGCCATTCGCAACCGCGACAAGCAGGTGATAGGTCTTATCTGCATCAACTTGCACATCAATGCGCCTTTCCACGAGTTCGTGGCCGAATTCTTCCCGACGCCCCAGCAAGTGGAGCGTCAATCGCCGGAGACTTTCGCCAACAGCGTGGAGGAGCTGGTCGCCCAGACGGTGGACAACACCATCGACGAGATCAACCGCGATCCCTCCGTGGCCAACAACGCCAAGAATCGTTTTATCGTGACCCAGTTGTTCGAGAAGGGCATATTTGATATCAAGGACTCGATCAACCTGGTCGCCGACAAGCTGAATATTTCCAAACATACCGTGTATCTCTACATCCGACAGCGCAAGCAGGGTGAAGAAGAGAGCGAGTAA
- a CDS encoding RidA family protein translates to MAKEVIATDKAPAAIGPYVQATKLGDLVFTSGQIPLDPATMDIVAGGIEAQAEQVMKNLVAVLKAAGADTSKVLKTTCFLSDMNNFVPFNQVYARYFGDAAPARSCVEVARLPKDVLVEVEAIAYV, encoded by the coding sequence ATGGCTAAAGAAGTGATTGCAACCGACAAGGCGCCTGCCGCAATTGGTCCTTATGTTCAGGCTACCAAGCTGGGTGACCTGGTGTTCACCTCCGGGCAGATCCCGCTCGATCCGGCCACCATGGACATCGTTGCCGGAGGCATCGAAGCACAGGCCGAGCAGGTGATGAAGAACCTGGTTGCAGTATTGAAGGCGGCGGGGGCCGATACCAGCAAGGTGCTGAAGACCACCTGTTTCCTGAGCGACATGAACAACTTCGTGCCCTTCAACCAGGTCTATGCCCGCTACTTCGGTGACGCTGCGCCGGCGCGCTCCTGCGTGGAAGTGGCTCGCCTGCCCAAGGATGTGCTGGTCGAAGTCGAAGCCATTGCTTACGTCTGA
- the tusD gene encoding sulfurtransferase complex subunit TusD: protein MSLNFALLVTGPAYGTQTASTAYRFALSLIEQGHQLSHLFFYQDGVHNGNGLHAPASDETDLVALWRELALAQGIAIDVCVAAAMRRGVLDEAEAKGVGKAQFNLQAPFRLSGLGQLAEASLTADRFVQF, encoded by the coding sequence ATGAGTCTGAATTTTGCCCTGCTGGTCACCGGGCCCGCTTATGGCACCCAGACGGCCAGCACCGCCTATCGTTTCGCCCTGAGCCTCATCGAGCAGGGGCATCAGCTGTCCCACTTGTTCTTCTATCAGGATGGTGTCCATAACGGCAATGGTCTGCATGCCCCGGCCAGCGATGAGACCGACCTGGTGGCGCTGTGGCGAGAGCTGGCCCTGGCGCAGGGCATTGCCATCGATGTGTGTGTCGCAGCCGCCATGCGCCGCGGTGTGCTCGATGAAGCCGAGGCCAAGGGGGTCGGCAAGGCCCAGTTCAATCTGCAGGCCCCGTTTCGTTTAAGCGGGTTGGGTCAGCTGGCCGAGGCCAGTCTGACCGCCGATCGCTTCGTCCAGTTCTAG
- the tusC gene encoding sulfurtransferase complex subunit TusC — protein sequence MTKIAFICRRGPHGTASGREGLDALLATSALTESLALFLIGDGVLQLLREQLPQGILQRHYAPTFKMLELYDVEEVYVCAASLAERGLRAEDLLIPVTVLSPAEIRRQWDNFTTHISF from the coding sequence ATGACCAAGATAGCCTTTATCTGCCGGCGTGGCCCTCACGGCACGGCGAGTGGACGAGAGGGACTGGATGCCTTGCTGGCCACTTCTGCGCTGACGGAATCCCTGGCGCTCTTCCTCATCGGTGACGGTGTGCTGCAGCTGCTCAGGGAGCAACTGCCACAGGGGATATTGCAGCGCCACTACGCCCCGACCTTCAAGATGCTGGAACTGTACGATGTCGAGGAGGTCTATGTCTGTGCGGCGTCGCTGGCCGAACGTGGTCTGAGGGCCGAGGATCTGCTGATCCCCGTGACGGTGCTGAGTCCGGCCGAGATCCGCCGCCAGTGGGATAACTTCACCACCCACATCAGCTTTTGA
- the tusB gene encoding sulfurtransferase complex subunit TusB, with product MIQLVLSSPFLSQDLEQVLRYRQEADLLVLMQDAVVATTAPQWCERLSGIPLYVMGEDLKARGLSPRIGMELDMAGLIKLIAEQGSPQTWAG from the coding sequence ATGATACAGTTGGTATTGAGCTCGCCCTTCCTCAGCCAGGACCTCGAGCAGGTGCTGCGTTATCGTCAGGAAGCGGATCTGCTGGTGCTGATGCAGGACGCCGTGGTGGCGACGACGGCCCCGCAGTGGTGTGAGCGATTGAGCGGGATCCCTCTCTATGTGATGGGGGAAGACCTGAAGGCGAGGGGGTTGTCCCCCAGGATCGGGATGGAACTCGACATGGCCGGCCTGATCAAGCTGATCGCCGAACAGGGATCACCGCAGACCTGGGCGGGCTAG
- the rpsL gene encoding 30S ribosomal protein S12, producing the protein MATINQLVRKPRIKLVVKSNVPALEACPQKRGVCTRVYTTTPKKPNSALRKVCRVRLTNGFEVTSYIGGEGHNLQEHSVVLIRGGRVKDLPGVRYHTVRGALDCAGVKDRKQARSKYGVKRPKA; encoded by the coding sequence ATGGCAACTATTAACCAGTTGGTTCGCAAGCCACGCATCAAGCTCGTTGTGAAAAGCAACGTGCCGGCGCTGGAAGCGTGCCCTCAGAAGCGTGGCGTATGCACCCGTGTATACACCACCACCCCCAAGAAGCCTAACTCTGCACTGCGTAAAGTGTGCCGTGTACGTCTGACCAACGGCTTCGAAGTCACCTCCTACATCGGCGGTGAAGGTCACAACCTGCAGGAGCACTCCGTTGTTCTGATCCGTGGCGGTCGTGTCAAGGATTTGCCAGGTGTTCGTTATCACACCGTTCGTGGTGCGTTGGACTGTGCCGGTGTTAAAGACCGTAAGCAGGCTCGCTCCAAGTATGGCGTGAAGCGTCCGAAAGCTTAA
- the rpsG gene encoding 30S ribosomal protein S7, giving the protein MPRRRVVGQRKILPDPKFGSELLAKFVNVVMVDGKKSVAEAIVYGALDIIATKSGKEHLALFEVALDNIRPAVEVKSRRVGGATYQVPVEVRPVRRNALAMRWLVDAARKRGEKSMAQRLAGELLDAADNKGSSVKKREDVHRMAEANKAFAHFRW; this is encoded by the coding sequence ATGCCAAGACGTCGTGTTGTTGGTCAGCGTAAAATCCTGCCGGATCCCAAGTTCGGATCAGAGCTGCTGGCTAAATTTGTCAACGTAGTAATGGTTGACGGTAAGAAATCTGTTGCAGAAGCCATCGTTTATGGCGCCCTGGACATCATTGCCACCAAATCTGGCAAAGAGCACCTGGCCCTGTTCGAAGTCGCTCTGGACAACATTCGTCCGGCGGTCGAGGTTAAATCTCGTCGCGTCGGTGGTGCAACCTATCAGGTACCGGTAGAAGTTCGTCCGGTTCGTCGCAATGCCCTGGCAATGCGCTGGTTGGTTGATGCCGCTCGTAAACGTGGTGAAAAATCAATGGCTCAGCGTTTGGCTGGCGAGCTGCTGGATGCCGCTGACAATAAGGGTTCGTCTGTCAAGAAACGTGAAGACGTTCACCGTATGGCTGAAGCGAACAAGGCCTTCGCTCACTTCCGCTGGTAA